The genomic DNA ACATCTACGCCTTTAAGCTTCTCAATTTTTTCCGGTTTCATGCAAAAATCTATAATAAAGGAATACGTTTTTGTAGGGAATACTTGAGATTTGCCAGTCTAATAACTTATCACTAAGCTTTATATAAATATTTTTTAAAGGAAAATTTAACTGTGCCACTCGGCATAAACGCTCAAATCGGTCATTTTTAACACCCATATAGTGCAAGTAAGTTAGTCTTTTCTCTTGGTCGAATAAAATATGATTTTTCTCTTTAAAGTGAGGAGATGTTACACATACGCCTGTTTTATATTCAGACTTTTCGTCTAAAGTAAAATTATAAAGGTCAAATCTTTTTTTCAATGTCATATAGTTTAAGATACGTTGCTCACTCAGCCATTCCCCAAAGATTTTTACTTCATTATTGGCAAGTTCTTTGATGAAAATATCTAAATCTTTTTCATCTATAAGATTTTGTTTTGATCCCCAAAAACCAGCGCAGTGAATTCGTTCAGCAAGGGCATCTTCTGATTCATATACATCCTTAAAAACTTCAAGAAAATTGCTAATTGTACCCTTTTTTATAGCAGTTTTTCTCTGAAAATCATGCACTACAAAATCGTACTTTTCTAACTTAGAAAATACATGATCTAGCGGTTGAAAGACTAATGTATCGGAGTCAAGATATATAAACTTCTCAAAAGGTCCATCAAATGCACAATATTTCCTATGCATATTTAGAACTTCTGTCTTTTTGATTTTTATTTCAGATAGACTTGTGTAATATATTTTGTGGACTTCAGTAATAAAATTCTCCCATTTCTCTATAGATTTTTTATTTTCAAATAAGAAAACATTGTTTCTTTTAACAATTTCTTTTTCTATTAAATCTGTTTTTTCATTAAAAGGTATTATGCACACAGGTATGTTCTGACTATAGTTAGCCTTTATACTATTAAGCAAAGCAACTACCTGATCGTAAACTTTATCGTTTGCTAATAAATATATGCCGTTTTTCATGATTCTTTACCTATTTGAATTTATTGCTTGTAATGCTTATTTGCGACTTGATAACAACTCAATTCTGCGGTTGCCGTCTATTATGCCTATCAATTTACTATCAATTTATATACACAATTAGAGTTGAGATATAAAAGATTTCATGAAAGGTGATAAATATTCTTGCAGACGATTTTTGCGACGTTGCACACTGTTTATTTTAATAGCTAGGGAACGACGTTGCAAAAATGTTTGTCGGCTCCAAGCTGATGCCGTATACCAGCGTTCATAGGCTGGAACCGCTACATCTGTGAGGAAGTTGCTCCATTGTGTAACTAGCCTCGCCGGTTGTGTTTTTTCAGCACGGACTCGACCATTTTCCATCATGGCACGCCGCAACTGTTTGTCATCGCGAAGGCGCTGGAGAGCGGCGATCGCATCTTCAAGGGAAGCTACCTCTAAATAGTCTAGTTCGCTTTGGCGCTCCGCTCGGAATGCAGAATCCGTGCCTAGAATTGCTGGTACACCAGCACACCAGGCGTTAATCAACTTCGTGGCGGGTTTCCAGGTGTAGTCTTGGCGATCGAAGCTACGCACGGCTACGACTACATCGACATCACTGTAGTCGTTCCAGCGCTCAGGCTTCACTATATGCCAACTTAAACCTAAAGCCTTCAGATGCTCCTGCCACAATGGCTTCTTCAATTCATCTGCCAGGTTGTGTGTAATACCAAAATAGGCAGCATTCTCAAATCGATCGCCCCGTGAGGGATCGCGAGGAATTAACCCTGGTTGTGACCAATGCGCAATGTAGGAACTTTCTTTAAAGGTGAATTCTTCTTGAGGGTTTTGCACAACATGAAGCTGTGCGTAGGGATGTCGCTCGTAGTCTGCCTTGAAGCAAACCATCAGCAATTTTGGTTGTGGCTGTAAAGCAAATGGGAAAGAGCGCCGATGCGCTAAGACGATACCCTCAGTAGGCATTGTCCCTATTAGCTCACACGGAAAGCCATCGGCTTTAAGGCGAAGGTAAGTTTGTAGTGTCCAACAGTATATACCTTGTCCAAAACCTTGCCAGTAAGTATCGGCACTCTTTGGCATATCCTCAACCCAGTCTGACTGGGGAAGATAAAAATATATTGGCGGTAATTTATCACTCATAGCGGTAAGAAGAGGAGCAGGCGTTAGTAGAAAATTGAGGCATAGAGAATCTGCAATCAAAAAGCTTCTTTG from Coleofasciculus sp. FACHB-T130 includes the following:
- a CDS encoding Npun_R2821/Npun_R2822 family protein → MKNGIYLLANDKVYDQVVALLNSIKANYSQNIPVCIIPFNEKTDLIEKEIVKRNNVFLFENKKSIEKWENFITEVHKIYYTSLSEIKIKKTEVLNMHRKYCAFDGPFEKFIYLDSDTLVFQPLDHVFSKLEKYDFVVHDFQRKTAIKKGTISNFLEVFKDVYESEDALAERIHCAGFWGSKQNLIDEKDLDIFIKELANNEVKIFGEWLSEQRILNYMTLKKRFDLYNFTLDEKSEYKTGVCVTSPHFKEKNHILFDQEKRLTYLHYMGVKNDRFERLCRVAQLNFPLKNIYIKLSDKLLDWQISSIPYKNVFLYYRFLHETGKN